The sequence below is a genomic window from Corythoichthys intestinalis isolate RoL2023-P3 chromosome 12, ASM3026506v1, whole genome shotgun sequence.
aatttatcatcatcatcatcaaatcaTCATAAAACTAACATTATAACTAAAGGTTGACGACATTTAGTGTTGTCAACTTTTCGATAAATTTTTTGGCTGAACAGACACGCGCAGGAGCACATGAACCCCGAAGACGAGGTGGACGAATTCCTGGGCCGAGCCATCGACGCACGTAGCATCGACCGCCTGCGATCGGAACACGTCAAGAAATTTCTGCTTACCTTCAGGGAAGCCGACTTGGAGAACAAGGTTGGATATCGTCGTTTGTCTCCATCTTTACGATGGTGACGATATTGATTCGTGATGTTGCTACTTGTCTCGCAGTATTCCAGACAAGTGGATTCCCGCTTCGGGGCTTACGTGGCATGCGCCTCCCTTGTGTTCATCTTCATCTGCTGTATACATGTCGTCATCATGCCTCCGTGAGTCACGTAAAGGCAAACAGATTCCAGAGTTAACAAGTGTTTACTAGTTCTAGGTTACTAGCTGCCATTAACACTGATGGACTCCCGATCCATTTTGGCCGATGATTGGTGCCTgcacctcccagtcaaaatggattggaagtctgttGCCGTCAAATGCATTGACATACAGAGGTGTGTAGTAACGAGTTACATTTGCTTGAgtagctttttgagaaaaatgtacctgtaaaagtagttttacaaagccatactGTTTACTTTTActggagtagatttgtgaaaaagaaacgctctttattctacatattagatttattttttttgccagagatgccaacagtggctctaccagtttcaccaatgagatgtcgcaacaataatcacatgactattATACcattcagactcaagcttgctgcTCTCTGATCATGCCGGCCTGTTTAATCACGTGACATCTTtagagcaccgtaaaaaatgaagcacttgacatagagcgctgctgtcaaaatgactcgaaagtgcggattttaacctttctcccaatttttattttgcaccaattgaccacggaaaagtcGGGGATATGATCCTTCTATTTTCATAACATGAAATATGTtctttccactagagggcactcatgctttttggacgaatgatgcttcagttctgtagattttttaaacaaattctttggcttaatgttatGTAACAGGTTAGTGTACAGTGTAATAATAACGGTTCATATAGACAACTttgtgctggaaaaaaaaaatttgccgcccccccaaaatcaaaacattgtaagcagttacaattTTTGTACCGCCGTTacagttactgaggatgtgaaggggcaggTTACCACGATTTGGTTGTATGATGCGCGAGTTGTCTGAGAGACATGGAGTGGGCAGAGTGGGAGGGGTGTAGAGAGAAGGGGGTTGTAAAgccgttgcaaatgcgatgcgAGGGGGCTCAGCGcgttctcgctagcattagAATTTAACGATGCGAGCATCATCTTACTCtcaggcaacattttttttttttttacatacagttcattgaaaataatgcagttttccTCTTGAGTGGGCGTTATCCTAGTAAATGctacaataaaataatttttgttttttattaccaaaaatactcacttgccctaaacttttcttaaaTGACATATCGATAAaccttgtgattttttttccccaatcaataagacagttcaattcaatccgttaatataaacataaatgatgtgaaagacgttatagcACGgacatgtaataacgtgtagaacatgaaaagtcacgtcagttacttttccgtgtaactaattactcttactttGAGGTAACTgatttactaactcaattactcttTGGGAGAATCATTTAGAGctaatttttaaaagtaagattaacattacataacataacataacagctcattacttgagtattcttttcagcaaatcctttttttatttgtacttgagtacattttttggatgacttttacttgagtatcacaattttgaaataacgctactcttacttgagtaaaaattttggctactctacccgccTTTGGTGACGTATGATCACCCTGAAATACTGAATGTACCATTTTCAGTTCTGATGTGATGAGGGGCTTGTTTGCGGGCTGCCTAGTGGTCCTGACGCCACTCGTGTTGGTGTCCAGTGTGTACTGCTGCTATGGGGTAGGTGGCTATCTTCAGATTTCTGAGAAAACGCTCCCAACAGGATTAATTTGTTGCCATTTTGTCGCGTTAAGGTGTTCCCAACCACCCTGCGGACGTTCTCCAGAAAGATCGTCCAATCGCGTCTCAAAAGCACCATGGTGGGCGTGGCCGCCATCCTAGTGGTCTTCCTGTCGGCTTTTGTCAACATTGtgagcagatctgctttttttgCTTAGTCTTTTCTCATGGACGACCGCTGACCTTTGAACTCTCACCCAGTTCACCTGCAGCGGGAATGATGTTCGCGGCTGCATAGCGGCGGAGCTTAACATAAGCTGGGACGCGGTGGACGCTTGCCACGCGCGCTTCCTCAACTACAGCCTGGATGCACAGACAGGACCCTGCGGGGATCCGGCACCCTTCTGCGGATTTCCCGAGGTAGGAGTCCCGATGAATGCCAAACAACTGtgaatgtgagaaattcgagCCAAAGGACCTGTTAAAAACGGTCGCTGTTAACgatgtgtttgtgtttcttcagtACTTTTCGTGGTGCGTGGTGTTGAGCCTGCTAGCGTGCTCGGTCTTCCTGCAGGCTCACAGCCTGGGCAAGCTGGTACTCATGCTGGCCATGGAGCTGCTCTACCTTCTGGTTGTGGAGCTGCCAAGGGGCATTCTCCTTGACAACCGCGACCTCCTTGTGGTCGCTCACTCCGCGTGAGTGCTTTAAATATGAGTAGTCTCGAAATGAACAAGGTTTCCCCACAGGTCATTAACGAAATGAATTCATACTCTCCAACATAGTTGAGATTTGATCTAAAAATTTCCTTTTCTTCTTCTCGTCTTTCTACAGGGAACAGCTGAACGCAACGAGGTGAGAGCGACGCAGTCGTCATCTGTTGTAGCAACGTTTCCTAAAACCTTGTTCACGTGTgtctgcttcctgtagctgcgctGTGGATTCTAAGGTGCCTCTAAAGATCATGACGCCGGTCGTCATCACTGTCTTCGTGCTGGCGCTCTATCTGCACGCTCAGCAGGTGGAGTCCACAGCCAGACTCGACTTCCTCTGGAAGCTGCAGGTCAGCTCGCTTAAATTGGAAATGCCTAAGTGCGCTTTTaaacaaaagatttttttcgacATTGGCCATTCGCAAATGACAGTGGGCCTCAGTTTACAATACAAATATTGTTTTGATGGCATTGATTCAGACTGCAGCTTAAAGTGACAGATCTTTTTGCCTTTTAACAGACTTGAGATCTTTCATGACCTTCTGAACAGGTTAGGTCACATTGAATAAGCACTAGTCTCCATTATCCGATTTGCAGAAACATTAATTTTTGCTGATCTTGAGCAATACATTTCCCTTTTCTCCCACCTCGCATCAGTGgtttgcagaggtgggtagtaatgtgttacatttatttgggtaactttttgagaaaaatgtacttctaagagcagTTTTAGtaggccatactttttactggagtagatttgtaaagaagaaaCTCTACTCttgctccgctactttgggctacactagttgttacatctttcctctttattttacatgattttttattttttgccagcaatgccaacagtagctccaCCAGTTTCACCGATGAGACGtcccaaccagtgttgttaataacggcgttagagtataacagcatTGTTTTCATTAGTAATCTAATTTTTACTTCTTTGCAACgctgttactgttactgaggatgtaaaggtccGCGTTACTAcagtttggttgaatgaagagcaagttgtctgattttgttgcACATCTGCTTGCTTGACTGCCCTGGAAAGTgcagagtgggaggaggaggagcgAAGGGGCTGGTGACGCAGTGCAAACGCGATTATgggctaggtggctcggagcgttagcatagcattggcGTTGTACCATTAGCATTTAgagtggcgagcgtcatcttaacgGTCACTTCTGTGATCCTCTTTCTTCCTTTGGACCTCCACCACACGGTGGCGCCTCTTTATGTTGTATGTTtactttcttcttcagttgcTACCTACTTTTTGGGGAGTCAAGTGTGATCATGTGTGCATGGTCCGTTCCGTTGcactcccgagtgacgagtggttgagctagatttatttatttttcgaaCTCTAtggcaacgtttttttttttttttacacgctgttcgtggcatccaggtgggtacaattaatcgaaaataatgtattgttttcctgCTGCGTGTtgtcaccaagttggcattgtccttgtagaggctacttttttttttttttttatattatcaaaaatagtcacttgccctaaacttttcttaaaTACGaatccatgaaccttgtgtaatgttttttttaattcaaaacaactagaggAAAGGCAGGAAATTCAGAGCCTcatctgcatattgaaaaatatattgatatatattcggggtgtgacgatacacacaagtcacggttcagtatgtACTTTTGTATGGAGATCACTGTTCGGTGTAggattcagtacaacaggaaaaacaaaaagggtattttctcacagcatttgaaagtcaaGGTTTGTATACTTTTACAgttatataggtgaaatttaaaaataaatgtaaaaagtgtgacctgttttctttttttaatgaaaaagtttatttcaatcagttaatataaacatatttgatgtgaacgaTGTTacagaatgtataatgtaactACATGTAGAACCTGAAAAGTAACATTAGTTACTTGGCTGAGTaactactcttacaatgaggtaactgatttACTGActcactttttgggagaagtaaataACTAAGTAACAAATTTTTTTAACGTAAGACTAACACTGGTTGCAACaagaatcacatgactccattataccaccgtaaaaaatgaagtatttgacatagagcgctgccctcaacatgactcgaaagcgcggattttaacctttttatttggcaccgaccatggaaaaccggagattcctttctccactagagggcactcatgctctttggacaaatgatgccttatttgttatttttttctctcgctggaatttgattattatttttttttttttgtatttcgtatttctttggcttaaagtggttatgcaatgggttattgtacagtatgacGACAGTTCTTGTATCtttgtgttgagaaaaaaacCCTCCATTTTCCAAACTACCATTTATTTGGATGACTATTTTTactttagtaatattattttgaatataTTTTGCGACAATATGTAACCCTTTCATGcgcaaatatatatggcggaaaacactcaagtgtcttcaagttccactctgagacccccaatttggcctaacttaaaatcccaattttctgggggaagaagaattttgaacaggagggcatttaaaaaaatagaaaaaaattttaaacagcaaaaccctatctggaggagagcgcacgcgagagcagaattacagacgccatgactttaaacagatattattgcgtacttaccttgtttcgatccaaaaactccatgtagcatgtatcactgcgtGTCTAGACACAgctaattttatgggtgaaacatggtaacataCCAAGGGTCACGAtggagaaatcgcagacaacaaggagtggtggtgattttctttttttcaatttttctttgttttagatccattatttatcatcaaacatatcggaggaaatgcgacagtaacacacacaaaaaaaatacaattaagcaatagttatgatgtagatatctgacttttttacagacattttttttcattgtgacataatttgttgaaaaatttaaaatatgcgagtaattttttaaagtagttttttttttttaaacaaaatagtaggcatcaattaatgattctaggctacaaattaaaaatagttcgggggcttaatgcatgatgaatctgctatggcagcgtaTGGACATATTGTCCtatcaaacaacagttgttttggcttaaaatacagcagtttattttaaagaggagtgtaagaggagaaactgctttttcagtcttgtgtttTCTGCAATTGGCGGACATTGAAGGCGCTCGATGTCCAGTccgtttgactgggaggggtgaataCGTATGTGAAGTGTTCAGTTAGTTGTATTGAAGACCAGAATAGACTGTtgttgtgaagaagaaaaaagccaCTCTAATAGGTGCAAGAACATATGTTCTTGACACTTTCAGGCACAGGTCGTCCAGAGTTGATGTTGTGTTCAGATACATtgatattgtgtttttttgttttttgcgtgCAGGCGACTGAGGAAAAAGAGGAGATGGAGGAGCTGCAGGCGTACAACCGCCGCCTGCTGCACAACATCCTTCCCAAGGATGTGGCCGCGCACTTTTTGCAGCAGGAGCGCCGCAACGATGAGCTCTACTACCAATCCTGCGAGTGCGTTGCAGTCATGTTCGCTTCGATCAGCAACTTCTCTGAATTCTACGTGGAGCTGGAGGGCAACAACGAGGGCGTCGAGTGCCTCAGGCTTCTCAACGAGATTATCGCAGACTTCGACGAGGtatgccaaaacaagccctaaggCTGCCGCGAAAATTTGAGAACGAAATGTCACTCGCAGATCATCAGCGAGGACAACTTCCGCCAGCTGGAGAAAATCAAGACGATCGGCTCGACGTACATGGCTGCATCGGGTCTGAACGCGTGGACGTACGACAAGACGGGCCGCTCGCACATCCGCGCGCTGGCCGACTACGCCATGCGCCTCATGGAGCAGATGAAGTACATCAACGAGCACTCCTTTAATAACTTCAAAATGAAGATCGGTGAGGAAGACGACTGCCTGAACGTCTTCTTCTTAAGACCACTAAATGTTTTTCATCCCGTTAGGTCTGAACATGGGCCCTGTGGTGGCCGGTGTCATTGGCGCCCGCAAGCCTCAGTACGACATTTGGGGCAACACGGTCAACGTAGCCAGTCGCATGGACAGCACCGGCGTGCCCGAGAAGATACAGgtgcaaacaattattttgatatttgatGAATCACTGATTTTTAGTGCAAGTCCGGAATGTCTCCAAATGATTAATCAACTAGTTTTTCAAAATTAAGTTTGACTGAATTGTCTGTTGTCCTCAAAGGTGACAGCTGACCTCTACCAGGTTCTCCACTCTTACAATTATTCCCTGGAGTACCGCGGTGTGGTGACTGTGAAGGGCAAAGGCGAAATGATGACTTACTTCCTCAACAGTGGACCCGCAAACAGCAGCTAACGCACTTTTTTATGCTTTTCTGGGTCACACAGGACAAACGCCGCATGGATTGACAGGAAGTTGAATgttgaggattttttttctttaactctcAAGGACAGAGAGAGGTTGAGACCAAAGAAGCCAATCAGGGCTCGAATGAGCCAAAGCCCGACGTCTTCTGAACGCATGGTGAGCGGCTGCTTCCAACTGAAAAATGATGTCAAGAAAAGGTTTTTATACCTTTTGGACATTTTCTATTTTAACTTTGGAATGCCAAATCTTATATTTTGTACACAAGATATAATAGATGAATTTCTCATTCTCGCAAGGTGAACGCCCGAAGAATAGTTGGCGCCCCTCCACACCCATGCGGTGGTATGACCCAATGAATGTCTAATGAGGCCTTTTCactctttcagtgctattgacgatgatagacgtcctatCACGTGGCTCTTTTTATCCTTCTCTGGGAATTTAAATTATTTTGTCACTAGtaaatgtctaatccatttgaaggagGGCTAGCAGCGACTGAACATCTATCGCCATaaaaggcagccaatgagttgacttCATTACACTTCCAAGTATTCATCACTACAGCTggttctgatatttttttgttggGGTTACCCAACCAACCATTTCAATTGTTATTTTGGAGTGTTTTTCTCTCATCCAGACTAGAAACAGTCAAGTCAAATCAGGGAAATGTACCACTATGGATGCTAACGTAACTTTATATGACATGAAGTGTAAAGATGTTTTATTCTTTTCATAAATGACTGACTCAAGTAATAAAcaaacccaatcgtgtattttgAGTGTTCACTCTTTGGCCAGCAGGTGGAGGCAGATATCAACAGCAATAATCCTAAAATTTGTGAACTCTGTTCCAATGCATTTTCACATGAAAGCAGTCTCtttccatatacagtggtacctccacatctgacgtaaaatttgacttgccatttgtttcaacatccaacgacatgctcgaaatacgacgatgtaTGACAGTGCTGcagtttgttttcctgcaagacggacgcacggcggattttcttgtgagagaaatcaacatgggttccaagaacgtTAGTGTAGatggtgaaaaaggtgacatcattgaaatgatagaaaaatatgagcgtggtgtgtgtGCGTCCGTGAgttggctcaacaatacggcccTTCTCcagcctccgttcgccagtctttataagttaacaattattatgattttaaCATCACTCAAAATAatcatttcagaacttgtgcaaaacaacatgcctactgtctgcaacggctgaacatgaaaagtccTAACGTCAGCCACATGGTACActacacattcgccacattattACAAGTcttattactatttttattgatattttcttttctgtttaattgccatttgtaatagtaacaGCGATATGTATTAAGGCttcagtgtaggttttcgggctgtggaacaaattaatggtattatactgtattcttatgggaaaatcctgctcgatataGGACCATTtcgacaaggtcctggaacaaattaactttgtatgcagaggtaccactgtatattattgcTGAAACAAAAACTCAACCACAACAGAGGGCATTGCTATTGGTGGTGATATAAGGATCACTCAAGCAAGAtgccatatttaaaaaaggctttgTGAGCTCTAAATTGCCCAATTCCccaaaatacaatttaaaagagcatgaatctgaataaataaagtGTCTCAAAATGAGGCAGCGTTGCATAgctagaaaaggaaaaaaaaaatcaactgccaCATTTAGGATTCTGAAAGAGTTGTCAAGTCAGTTTTAGAACTAGCCATGGTGTGTTGCTGTCACTCGGTTTGCATTCGGGCTTGTCGGACGTTGCGGTTGTCACTTGTCAGTCCATATTGTGGTGGAACAACAAACAATAGGGTCCTGTGGTTGGGGTCATTGGATGCTGTTATTGTTGCCTTTTGTGGTGCGTTCAAGGGTCATCAGACTTCAACATTTCATTCAGACATGTTGAGGTCGCATGTCTCAAGTTGGCTTTGTGTCAACGTAGTCTTTTTTTGTAAAGTTTCAATAATTCCAAAGACATCAACGTATAAGTCTGAGCCAGATAGTCTACCATTCCTTTCCACACAGCAGTAGCGTCTGCCCTGCCTGATGGGTTTTAATCAGATATGTTCATTAGTCTTGTATTAAGGGTTGTCTGATGCTGTGTTCAGGATCATCAATTGGCGTACTGCATTTTTCAGGTGGTCAGACCGGTTGAGAGTTCGTCAGTTTCATGTTGTGTTGTCAAACTGTCATGTGTTCAAGGTGGTGTGATATTGGCATCGTCCCTCATGTTGAATTCGGGATTGTCAGACTTGCAGTTGTTCTCGTCGCGTCTAGGAGTATTATTAGACATTGTAATCTGGCGCCTTACCGAGAGGCTGCCTTAAATGCGTGTGTAGCGTCATACAAGCAGCCACTGCCACATGGAACAAGATCTGCCACACATTCCTTAGCTGGAACAGGTACATGTTGCACACACACACCAGCCCCAGGGCCAGAAACGACTTAAGGTTCCTCCACACTGAGAAGTACGCAAAAAGGAAGCactaggagggaaaaaaaaaaaaaaggaggaacCCGTGTGTTAGTATACTCAACTGTACGCAACTCGGCGTGTGAGCTAACCTGGTACAGGCAGGCGGCTGTACCCAGGAAGAAGGCGATCACGGAGCTAAAGTCCTCGTCCTCATCCTTTAGGGACACAATGTCACTGTTTGTGCAGAGTCAACGGAAGAAAAAGGCTGACGTGGCGGGAATCTTACCTGGAGAACGCTCTCGATAGCGTGGACGCCACGTAACAGGTTGAGTCCTCCGCACAGCACGCTGAGGACGCAGGACACGGCGCCGGGAAGCGTCAGGGGCTCTAAAGTCTGAGTAGGAGCTGAACAACAAAACATTCAAAAGCGCATCTGACTTGAGCGCTTAGACATGTCTGGCGCGCATGGTACCGATGCCCTTGTATTTTGCGGAGGATCGCGACGAGAAGCCGTTGATGGTCTGCAGGTCGTCAGGTGTTAGGCGGTACGGGGGACGCAGCTTGATCTCTGTCTGCATGTCAGCCATGTTGATCTTGGTGGAGAGCGAGCGAGGGCTGTTATAGCGCTGCTTGGTCTTTTGAATGACTGCGTCTGCACACACAAGCACGGACAGCGCGACATCAGCGAACTTGGTCATTCAACATGTAGAAACCACATTAACACTCAATGACAGTACACGCACAGGGGGAAACCTTTCAGTTTACTTGACACACACGAACAAACCCatacaaagcaaaacaaacataCGCAAAGTAAAAGTGTTAACTTCTGACCAAATTGTATGAATGAGTACGGCCTAAGGGCGGCGCCGACGCGTTTTCCATCATAGGTGACGATGAATTCCTTCTGGAGTTCATCCAGGAAACAGAAGGCCAACACGCTTGGGTAATTTGACAAGCACACCATCATGTAGCATACACCCAGAGCACTGGTGAAACTACATAAAAACAAAGCTATTACAACAGTTCCAAACATATTTAAAATTGACACATTTAACATAAGGCCCCATTGGCTGTTAAAATACGTACTTGACGTTGTAGGCGCCGCTCCTGAAGGTGCATCTGTCAGGGAAGTTGGGCAGCTTCCTGGAGAGCGCCTTCAGATACTTTCTGGTCTCGTGCAGTTCTCGGTCCTGCTCGTAGTCGGTGGACGCAGACAGTGGCAAGCCGTCGGCCACGCGCACCACCGAGGCGAACAACACACTCGACATCTCAGCAACACGACCTGGCGACACACCTCCtatgccggggggggggggggggggggggggcaaagttGTAAGTGGAATAAACGATACCCTTGAACAGAAGGTTCACATTTAAACATGCTAGGTTTTATGTAGgtatgtgctggtatgagattctgacggtatgataaccaattacaactctaaaatgtgttattttgagatgtctaggttaaaaaaaataaaaagatttccattgaacaggatttttaactttcaaaacaacatactggtaaattggaacataagtataatgttaaaataaatattccaattaaaacaaatgcagtcctttagggctGAGCCCTGCAGCTGCGAGCGAGGGATTTTTaggacaaaaaatggctaataccGTAGGAATGGTATGAAGGAAAAATTTGAGGTTTTGacattttgtgacatttttgtacacggtataccttgaaaccggtaaccggcacatgtctagtcttATGTTATAACTTGAACTTTACAATTTAAACTGTTAACTTTGCGTTTTAAAATGTCAAATCTATCTCCATAAGACTTAAGAGTCATCACATTGTAACAAGATATTTATGGCTTTattttagggatgtcctgatccgatcacgtgatcggaaatcaggccgGATAAAATTGGAATAAAAGGATAGTGCTTTTAATtgtaaacatttattttgcttcatgctcgtacagcctctcccAACTGCTGCCttttttggtcagcagtgcaccTGGAGTTTGATAGTTAATGATCATTTACagatttgtagctttgatctggcaagTGATGGCTCTGTAGCTAAGTGATCAAAGACATGATTGTGTCAATCTTTGTTGTCAGCAGTGTGAGTGAATAATAATGTTCTGAAGAATGATTAAAAGTAACGCGTTTAAGGTGCGTATAACAATGTGGGTGCGACTAAATTTTGCGCTGGTGCACCTTAACCACTTCAAACCCGCATTTTTTCTGAAGGGCAAAACAAAGTGCGGTGATTTTACTCAAACTCCAGaataaagtgcaattttttggttggggatatttcatgcttttgttatatataatgttaatgtgtttttgatgagaaatgagcacttaacgttatcctttttgaagttgcattTGGTCAGCTGTTATCATACAGCCAAAAATGGCCAAGAGGGCAtgccaaacctcatgatttggtttcaatgggtaaa
It includes:
- the sec22a gene encoding vesicle-trafficking protein SEC22a, which produces MSSVLFASVVRVADGLPLSASTDYEQDRELHETRKYLKALSRKLPNFPDRCTFRSGAYNVNFTSALGVCYMMVCLSNYPSVLAFCFLDELQKEFIVTYDGKRVGAALRPYSFIQFDAVIQKTKQRYNSPRSLSTKINMADMQTEIKLRPPYRLTPDDLQTINGFSSRSSAKYKGIAPTQTLEPLTLPGAVSCVLSVLCGGLNLLRGVHAIESVLQDEDEDFSSVIAFFLGTAACLYQCFLFAYFSVWRNLKSFLALGLVCVCNMYLFQLRNVWQILFHVAVAACMTLHTHLRQPLGKAPDYNV